ATCCATGCCGGCTTCGTCATCCAGACCTGGCAGCCACTGACCGGCTTCATCCCGCCGCTGACCCATGCCGCCTGGGAACACATGTTCGGCCTCTACAAACAGACCGCGCAGTTCCGTGTCCTGAACCCGACCATGAGCCTGGACCAGTTCCAGGCCCGCTTCATGCCGATGTTCCTCGATCGCGACTGGGGGCGGCTGATGGCGCTGGTCTTCGCGATTCCGCTCGGTATCTTCTGGTGGCGCAAGCGGGTGTCGAACCGGCTGGCCCTCTGGCTGGTCGCATTGTTCGCGGCGGGTGCGGCCGAGGCGACCATGGGCTGGTACATGACGTGGCAGGGCATGACCAGCGACATCCTGCACCCCTCCCCGCTTTATCTCGCGCCGCATTTCATCCTCGCCATGCTGATCTTCACCGCCATGCTGTGGACCGCCCTGACCATCCGCAACCCCGAACCGGCCCCGATCATCGGCCACACCCGGCTGCGCGCCCTGCTCAGTACCTCGATCGCCCTGCTCATCCTGACCATCGGACTGGGCGCGCTGGTGGCGGCAACCGGCGGAATCCACGTCTTCAACACGTTTCCGCTGATGAACGGGCATGCCCTGCCGCCGCATGGCCTGAAGCTCCATCCGTGGTGGCGCAATTTCGTGGCGAATGCGGCGACCGTGCAATTCGATCATCGCTGGATCGCGACAGCAACCGCCATCGTCGTCGTGATCGCGGCGGTCATGGGGCTGCGCGCGCCGCTGGGGCCGAAGGCGCGCGACCTGTTTTTATTGTTGGCGGGGCTGGTGACGCTCCAATATATACTGGGCATGAGCGCGCTGGTCTCCGGCATGTCGGGGATCGGCTATCTCCATGAACTGAACGCCGTCTTGCTGCTCGCCGCGTGCATCGCCTGCCGTCATGCGCTGCGCGGGGCAACCGCTCCCGCAGCGGTTCGTGCCGGAACTCCCCTTGTCATGAAGGCCGCCGAATAATGCCCGATACCATCGTTTCCGCCCCGCACGACGCGCTCGCCACCGCCGACCGGCTGTTTCACGGCAACGATGGCCTGAGCGCGTTCGAAGCCCGCCGCACCATCGCCCCGGTGCTCGACCCCGCCGATGACGGGGAGCTATTCCTCGAATACCGCGAATCCGAAATGGTCAGCCTCGATGACGGGCGGATTCGCAACGCGAGTTTCGACAACCGGCGCGGCTTCGGCCTGCGCTCGGTCACCGGCGAAGCCGCGATCTATGCCCATGCCGGCGAAATCACCGATGCCGCCCTGGCCCGCGCCGTCGCGACCTTGCAGGACGCGCGGCCCGATGAAGCAGGCGTCGTCGCCATGACACCGCCGAAAGCCGGCCCGGCCCTCTACACCGCCCTCAACCCGCTTGCGGAAATGCCCTTCGCCGCCCGCGCCGCCATGCTCGGCGAAATCGACGCCTATGCCCGCGGCAAGGACAGCCGGGTGGTGCAGGTCATGGCGAGCCTGTTCGGCGAATGGCAGGTGGTCGAAATCCTCCGCGCCGATGGCGTCCGCGTCGCCGACGTCCGCCCCCTCGTGGTGCTCCACGTTTCGGTCGTGATGGAACAGAATGGCCGGCGCGAATCCGGCGGTCACGGTGCCGGTGGCCGCGAAAGCTACGCCACTGTCACCGCCCCCGATTTCTGGCGCGCCGCCGTCGATGAATCGATCCGCAAAGCCACCCTCAACCTCGAAAGCATCGCCGCTCCCGCCGGTGAAATGCCCGTCGTGCTCGGCGCCGGTTGGCCCGGCATCCTGCTGCACGAAGCGATCGGCCACGGTCTCGAAGGCGATTTCAATCGCAAGAAGACCTCGGCCTTCGCCGGGCTGATGGGCAAGCGCGTCGGCTCCAAAGGCGTCACCGTGGTCGATGACGGCACCCTGCCCAACCGGCGCGGTTCGCTGACCGTCGATGACGAGGGCACGCCCACCAACCGCACCATCCTGATCGAGGACGGCATCCTCACCGGCTACATCCAGGACCGCCAGAACGCCCGCCTGATGGGCATGACCCCCACCGGCAACGGCCGCCGCCAATCCTACGCCCACCTGCCGATGCCGCGCATGACCAACACCATCATGCTCGCCGGCGACGCCACCCGCGACGACATGATCCGCTCGGTCAAGCGCGGCCTCTACGCGGCGAATTTCGGCGGCGGTCAGGTCGATATCACCTCCGGCAAATTCGTCTTCTCCGCCTCCGAAGCCTACATGATCGAAGACGGGAAAATCGGCGCCCCGGTCAAGGGTGCCACCATCATCGGCAACGGCCCCGACGCCCTCACCAAAGTCGACATGATCGGCAGCGACCTCGAACTCGACGCCGGCATCGGCACCTGCGGCAAAAACGGCCAGGGCGTCCCGGTGGGCGTCGGACAGCCGACGATCAAGATTTCCGGGCTGACGATCGGCGGAACGGCGGCTTAGGACGGTAAAAGGCAAGGGCCTCCTTTTGTAAAAAGGAAGCCAAACAACCTGTCGCGCGATTTGATCGATCGGCTCAAAACGTCGTCTTTCCGGATTCCACCACAAGAGACGAGGTGCAGCCGTGCCGATGGCGCGCTAAACCCCGATCTGGTTCCGGCGGAGGCAGGCGTGGACGAGGTCAGATGGGTGCAGGTGCAAAGGCGGGATAGCGCGGCGGACGGCATGTTCTGGTATTCGGTCGCCACCACCGGTGTCTATTGCCGCCCATCCTGCCCCTCGCGCCCGGCGCGGCGCGAACATGTCGCCTTTCACACGAGCGTGGCGGCTGCGGAAGCAGCGGGGTTTCGGGCATGTCTGAGGTGCAACCCCGCCGGCGCCTCGCCGATCGAGGCGAATATCGCGCTCGTCGCAGCGGCGTGCCGCACCATCGAGCAGGCGGAAACACCGCCGTCACTGGCGGTTCTGGCGGCCGAGGCGAAGTTGAGTCCCACCTATTTCCACCGCGTCTTCTCCAGCATCGTTGGAATTACCCCGAAAGCGTATATCGATGCGCAGCGTGCCGCACGGGTGCGGGCCGCGCTGGATAAAGGCTGTGGCGTGACCGAGGCCATCTACCGCGCGGGCTTCAACTCCGGCAGCCGGTTCTACGCAAAATCAACCGCTGCCCTGGGGATGACGCCATCGCGCTTCCGTGCGCGCGGTGCGCAGGAAACCCTTCGTTTCGCGGTGGCCGATTGCGCCCTCGGCTCGGTTCTGGTCGCAGCGAGTGCGGTCGGCGTTGCCGCGATCCTGCTCGGCGACGATCCTGAGGCGCTCGTGCGCGATCTGCAGCAGAGATTCGCTCAGGCCGAGTTGATCGGGGGCGATCCCGGGTTCGAAGCCATGGTCGCGAAGGTGATTGGGTTGATCGCGGCCCCGGCGCAAAGGCACGACCTGCCACTCGACATCAGAGGAACCGCGTTTCAACACGCCGTCTGGCAGGCATTACAGCGGATTCCGCCCGGACAGACCGCAACCTATGCCGACATTGCCGCCGCAGTCGGTCGTCCCCGCGCAATACGGGCGGTGGCAGGGGCCTGCGCCGCAAATCCGCTGGCCGTCGCCGTTCCGTGCCATCGTGTCATCAGGCAGGACGGAACAATGTCCGGCTACCGCTGGGGCGTCGAGCGCAAACGGCGTTTACTCACCCGTGAAGCCGAAACCAAAGCCTGATCGGCCTTTCCGCTCAGCGCAGCGTACGATCGGGAGCGATCAGACGAATTTTGGTGACCGGCGGCGCTGCGGCGACTTCGGTGCTCCCGGCATTATGGGCATAGATCATACCGGCACCGGGATGCTGATCGTAAATGAAGCCGTATGTCGGATAGGTCGCACCGAACTGTCCACCGCCGATGGACACCTGCACTTCGGACCAGTTATTATTCGGCGAAACATCGATCACCGGCACATTGCGGGTGACCGAGTCCGGCACCCAGTTGGCCTGATCGACCAGGATTTCACGGCTGTTGATGACACGGCTGACCACCGCGACATGCCCGAGCGGAATTCGCGAACTCGAACGGAAATTGAGCACGGCGCCTGGTTCGGGCCGCTCACCACGCTGATAGCGCCCGGCCGCCTCCGCCCACCAGAGAAACGCATCGCCGGTCAGGTCGATATGCGAAACATCGCGCGCGTAAGGCACGCACCATAGGTAATCGGCCCGCCGGATGAAGCGGTGAGGAACGTAATGATGCTCGATATAACCATGCCGATAGTCCGGACGACGCACCGCGATCCGCCGGTATACCGCATGGGTCTCGACCGGTCGATGAAAAATCTCATGCCGAACCGCGACATGACGAACCGGCACATGATGAACCGCGCGATGAACGATGGGTGCCCGGTGAATGACCCGATGGGCGGTTAACGCCCGGTCATGATAAACGATCTTATGAGCAGCTGCAGCATGGCGCAGGGTTGGATGCAGTTTCCGATGCTGCGTGGATGCATGGCTGATCTGTGAAAAACCTAAAACGGCGGTGAGGCATCCCAAAATCTGGACAGTTATCTTGGTTTTTTTACCGCTCAACCGCATGTCTCGTTCACCTTCAAATCCGCCGACACCAAGTTCATACGCAGCAAAACATAAATTAAACAACCACCTACCCCGTAACGTTCCGGCTTCGCTTTACTAAACCAACTCATTCAGTGAAGCGTGAAACACAACCGAAGCCATCGCGTTTGCGCATTACCGATACGGGGGCAATGCAGGACTTGCAACCCTTGGATTTGGCAAAAATGTCACGAAACAGAAAATTTTTCGCCGGCACCCAAGCGCCGGCATCGTTTTATGATCAATTTCCTAAAACTTTATTAAGGAAACCAAACATAAGCCGCCGATAAACTATCCCTCTCGTAATGAGCGGACGGAGGCCGATTCGCCCGGCCAGAGACCGGAATCCGGTCCCCGACGATGCAGGCTATCGGCAGGCGGTGATCATGATTTCGACGAGATATCGCGGATCGGCCAGTTTCGCCTCCACACAGGCACGCGCCGGCGCACCGCCTTCCGGCAGCCAAGCCGACCACACCTCGTTCATTGCAGCGCGATCGTCGATCGATTTGAGCCAGATCTGGGCCTGCAGCAGGCGCGTATTGTCGGTGCCATGGTCTTCGAGAAGCGCGTCGATCTGCGCCAGCACATCGCGTGTCTGGGCCGCGACATCGCCCGAAAGATCGGTCGCCACGACGCCCTGAGTGTAAATAAACCCGTGATATTCGACGACTTTGGCAAGAACCTGGTTCGCTTCGGTACGGATGATCCGGCTCATTGTGGTCTCCCTGATTGAATGAGGCGGTTCTATCGGTGGCCGGCCCCGAAGTCCAACCACCGCGCGAAATGAGGCTGGACAAACGGCCGGGCCTCTTGGTAACCTACAACCTAAACGCGATATTTTTCAGAAAGGTATGGCGCGATTGTGGGAGAAACTGCTACGCGGCCTGCGCCCCACCCCGATACCGGATTTTCCGGATGCCCCGGCACGCCCGGCCCGGCGGGGCATGGCCGAACACGCCACGTTCGATGCCGCCACACCCCAGACGGACGTGCCGTTCGCCACCACCGGCCCCGGCGGCCATCGCGGCCGGATGCGCGAAAGGCTGCTGGAGCGCGGGGCCGACGGATTGGCCGACTACGAATTGCTGGAAATGCTGCTGTTTCTCGCCTTCAAAAAGGGCGACACCAAGCCGCTCGCCAAAAAGCTGATCAACCAGTTCGGCTCCTACGCCGCCGTGCTGACCGCCCCGGCCGACGCGCTGTTCGCGCAGGAGGGGATCGGCGTCCACAGCGTCGCCGCGATCAAACTGATCCACGCCTCCGCGCTGCGCCTCGCGCAAACCGAACTCGCCGCCATGCCGGTGCTGAACAACTGGGACCGGCTCATCGACTACCTCACCATCGCCATGGCGCGCGAGACCATCGAGCAGTTCCGCGTCCTCTATCTCGACAACCGCAACCGCCTGATCGCCAACGAAATCGCCTCGCGCGGCACGATCAACCACACCCAGGTCTACGTGCGCGAGCTGGTCAAGCGGACGCTCGAAACCCACGCGACCGCGCTCATCCTGGTACACAACCACCCCAGCGGCGACCCCTCCCCCTCGCGGGAGGACATCGAAATGACTCGTGAAGTCCAGCGCGCGATCGCCCTGCTCGACGTGACGCTGCACGACCACATCATCATCGGCAAAGGGGCATGGCTCAGTTTCCGGCGTGAAGGGCTGCTGAAGGCCGCATGAGCATCGCCCGGGTCCAGACGTTTTCGTTCTCCGGGATCGACGCCCTCCCCGTCGAGGTCCAGGTGCAGATCGCCCCGGGCCTGCCGCTCTTCCTGATCGTCGGACTGGCCGACAAAGCCGTGGGCGAATCGCGCGAGCGGGTGCGCGCCGCCCTCACCGCCATGGGTCTCGCCCTGCCGCCCAAGCGCATCCTGGTCAACCTCGCCCCGGCCGATCTGCTCAAGGAGGGCAGCCATTTCGACCTGCCGATCGCGCTGGGCGTCCTGACCGCGATGGACATCCTCCCCGCCGAAGAAATGGCGCTGTTCGCCGCCCTGGGCGAATTGTCGCTCGATGGCAGGCTGGCCCCGGTCGCCGGCATACTCCCGGCGGCCATCGCGGCCGGCGCGCGCGATCTCGGCCTGATCTGCCCGCAATCCCAGGGCGCCGAAGCGAGCTGGGCCGGCGAGATCGGCGTACTGGCCCCGCCCGATCTCCTGACCCTGATCAACCATTTCAAGGGCGACGCCGTGCTGGCATCCCCCGCGCGCGGCCCGATCGAGACCGGGCCGAACGGTCCGGACATGGCCGATATCCGCGGCATGACCGTCGCACGCCGCGCCGCGGAAATCGCCGCGGCGGGCGGGCACAACCTGTTGATGATCGGCCCGCCCGGCGGCGGCAAGTCGATGCTGGCGGCGCGCATCCCCGGCCTGCTGCCCGATCTGAGTCCGCGCGAGGCCCTGGAAGTCAGCATGATCCACAGTGTGGCGGGGATGCTGCATGAAGGGCGTCTGGTCACACGTCCGCCGTTCCGCGAACCGCATCACTCGGCGAGCATGGCGGCGATCGCAGGGGGCGGCAACCGCGCGAAGCCCGGCGAAATCTCGCTCGCGCATCGGGGCGTGCTGTTCCTCGATGAGTTCCCCGAATTCCCCCGCGCCGCCCTCGAAGCCCTGCGCCAGCCGCTGGAATCCGGGCGCACCACCGTCGCCCGCGCGGCGGCGCATGTCACCTACCCCGCCCGGTTCCAACTGATCGCGGCAATGAACCCCTGCCGCTGCGGCTATCTGTTCGACCCCGCCCGCGCCTGCGGTCGCGCCCCTCGCTGCGGCGAGGACTACCAGGGCAAAATCAGCGGCCCGCTGATGGACCGCATCGACATCGTCATCGAAATGAGCCCGGTAACCCCGGCCGAGTTGCTCCACGCCCCGATCGGCGAGACCACCGCACTCATCGCATCGCGCATCGCCACCGCCCGGGCCGCCCAGCGCGAGCGCTATGGCGATGCCGCCGCCAACAACGCCGAAGCGCCGGGCGACATGATCGAACTGCTGCCCGACGCCAAAGGCTTCGTCGAGCACGCAGCGGAAAAACTGCGGCTGTCCGCGCGCGGCTTTACCCGAATTCTGCGGGTGGCGCGCAGCATCGCCGATCTTGCGGGCGCCGATTCCGTCCGTCGAGCCGACATCGCCGAAGCCCTCGCCTACCGCCACCGCGTTCCCGGCCGCAACCCGCTCACGCAACCCCCGATCAAACTGGTCGCCTCCCGCGATTCCGGTTGAACTCTTCGCTGCGCCGCGTCATTTACCATCCATGACAAAACGCGCAGCACTCCCGTGGATGAACCCGACATACGGCTTCAACCTGATGTGGCAGACTACCAGAATGACGATGGACGCCCAGGCGGTCATCGCCATGCGCCTCGTCAAGATCGCGGCGGGTGGTGCGGCGGGTCAGGCCGAAGCGAATTTGATGATCAGCGAAAAGATGCGCGCCCTCGGTGAAAGCCACGCCATCGCGCTACGCGCCATCGGCAGCGCGGATGGTGGTGCCGCACGGATCACCAAACTGTATCAACGCAAGCTTGCCGCGAACCGCAGACGGTTGAGCAAAATCTAAACGAGGTCCTGAACAGCGCAGGCCGAAACATCCCGCCTTAAAAGTCGGTGCAGCGGCCGTTGCGTTCCCAATCGCCGTACCGTGTCGGCTCGGGCCCTTTCGGTCCGCCGATTTCCTTCGGCATGGGTTTCGGCGGGGGCGGCGGCGGATCTTTCGGTTTCTCGCTCATGGTGTCGATGTGGCCCCGCCCGGCGTCGCCGGCAAGGTCACGGCGGCCTCACGCAGCCGCTGCTCGGCAAGCGAGCGCCACGGCGCATTGGCCGGTGCCTTGGCAAGCGCCTGATGGAACAATTGCGCGGCCCCGGGCGTCACATGTCCTGCCGCCTCGGTTTCCGCCTCGGCGGTTTCGGCGGCCAGAGTCGCATTGAACTTCATGCTGAGCGCGACGTTCCACGCCTTCGCCGCCTCGGCCAGCTTGTGCTGACTGACCAGCGCCTGCCCGAGCAGGAGATAGCCCTGCCGCGCGCGCGGCGAATTGGGCGGAATTTCGGCGAGTTTACGCTGCAAGGCAGCGATCAGCGCATCGTCCTTGGAATCCGCCTCATGCACCGCCTTCATCACCGCCGAATGCGGCTCGGAGGGGATGAACGGCATATCGAACGGCACGAACAAAGCCAGCGCGGCAATCGGCACGGCCACCAACGTCACGATCAACAGCCCGCGCGCACTCCGATTGGCCTCCGGTTCGGGAATCGCATCCGCCGCCAGCAGGCGCCGCTGCACTTCGAGCCGCGCCCCCTGGAACTCGGATTCCGGCAACCGGCCGTCGGCCCGATCCCGTTCGATCTCATCGAGTTGCGCCCGATGCAGCGCCACCGCCGTCTCGCGCCGGTAACGCACCGTGCCGCGCCGCGCCCAGACATAGCCGATCGGCGCCACGGCAAGCAGCGCAAGCAGCGCCATCCAAAGCCAGATCACGAAAGAAGTTCCTTCAGACGGTCACGCTCGTCAGGCGAAAGAGAAGCCGGCTCGGCCTGCTTGCGGCGCCGCGCGAAAAACAGCACCACCAGCCCCAGCACCAGCGCGATCGCCGGCGAGAACCAGAGCAAAAACGTCAGCGGGATCAACGGCGGCTTGAGCAGAACGAAAATCCCGTAGCGATGCACCATGAAATCGATGATCTGCTTGTTGGTCTCGCCCCGCACCACCCGGCG
This sequence is a window from Acidiphilium acidophilum. Protein-coding genes within it:
- a CDS encoding COX15/CtaA family protein, giving the protein MNAKPDRLVGNWLLLLCFMIFGMVIGGGHARTIHAGFVIQTWQPLTGFIPPLTHAAWEHMFGLYKQTAQFRVLNPTMSLDQFQARFMPMFLDRDWGRLMALVFAIPLGIFWWRKRVSNRLALWLVALFAAGAAEATMGWYMTWQGMTSDILHPSPLYLAPHFILAMLIFTAMLWTALTIRNPEPAPIIGHTRLRALLSTSIALLILTIGLGALVAATGGIHVFNTFPLMNGHALPPHGLKLHPWWRNFVANAATVQFDHRWIATATAIVVVIAAVMGLRAPLGPKARDLFLLLAGLVTLQYILGMSALVSGMSGIGYLHELNAVLLLAACIACRHALRGATAPAAVRAGTPLVMKAAE
- the tldD gene encoding metalloprotease TldD — protein: MPDTIVSAPHDALATADRLFHGNDGLSAFEARRTIAPVLDPADDGELFLEYRESEMVSLDDGRIRNASFDNRRGFGLRSVTGEAAIYAHAGEITDAALARAVATLQDARPDEAGVVAMTPPKAGPALYTALNPLAEMPFAARAAMLGEIDAYARGKDSRVVQVMASLFGEWQVVEILRADGVRVADVRPLVVLHVSVVMEQNGRRESGGHGAGGRESYATVTAPDFWRAAVDESIRKATLNLESIAAPAGEMPVVLGAGWPGILLHEAIGHGLEGDFNRKKTSAFAGLMGKRVGSKGVTVVDDGTLPNRRGSLTVDDEGTPTNRTILIEDGILTGYIQDRQNARLMGMTPTGNGRRQSYAHLPMPRMTNTIMLAGDATRDDMIRSVKRGLYAANFGGGQVDITSGKFVFSASEAYMIEDGKIGAPVKGATIIGNGPDALTKVDMIGSDLELDAGIGTCGKNGQGVPVGVGQPTIKISGLTIGGTAA
- the ada gene encoding bifunctional DNA-binding transcriptional regulator/O6-methylguanine-DNA methyltransferase Ada gives rise to the protein MDEVRWVQVQRRDSAADGMFWYSVATTGVYCRPSCPSRPARREHVAFHTSVAAAEAAGFRACLRCNPAGASPIEANIALVAAACRTIEQAETPPSLAVLAAEAKLSPTYFHRVFSSIVGITPKAYIDAQRAARVRAALDKGCGVTEAIYRAGFNSGSRFYAKSTAALGMTPSRFRARGAQETLRFAVADCALGSVLVAASAVGVAAILLGDDPEALVRDLQQRFAQAELIGGDPGFEAMVAKVIGLIAAPAQRHDLPLDIRGTAFQHAVWQALQRIPPGQTATYADIAAAVGRPRAIRAVAGACAANPLAVAVPCHRVIRQDGTMSGYRWGVERKRRLLTREAETKA
- a CDS encoding CHAP domain-containing protein, with translation MPVRHVAVRHEIFHRPVETHAVYRRIAVRRPDYRHGYIEHHYVPHRFIRRADYLWCVPYARDVSHIDLTGDAFLWWAEAAGRYQRGERPEPGAVLNFRSSSRIPLGHVAVVSRVINSREILVDQANWVPDSVTRNVPVIDVSPNNNWSEVQVSIGGGQFGATYPTYGFIYDQHPGAGMIYAHNAGSTEVAAAPPVTKIRLIAPDRTLR
- a CDS encoding RidA family protein gives rise to the protein MSRIIRTEANQVLAKVVEYHGFIYTQGVVATDLSGDVAAQTRDVLAQIDALLEDHGTDNTRLLQAQIWLKSIDDRAAMNEVWSAWLPEGGAPARACVEAKLADPRYLVEIMITACR
- the radC gene encoding RadC family protein, yielding MARLWEKLLRGLRPTPIPDFPDAPARPARRGMAEHATFDAATPQTDVPFATTGPGGHRGRMRERLLERGADGLADYELLEMLLFLAFKKGDTKPLAKKLINQFGSYAAVLTAPADALFAQEGIGVHSVAAIKLIHASALRLAQTELAAMPVLNNWDRLIDYLTIAMARETIEQFRVLYLDNRNRLIANEIASRGTINHTQVYVRELVKRTLETHATALILVHNHPSGDPSPSREDIEMTREVQRAIALLDVTLHDHIIIGKGAWLSFRREGLLKAA
- a CDS encoding YifB family Mg chelatase-like AAA ATPase — protein: MSIARVQTFSFSGIDALPVEVQVQIAPGLPLFLIVGLADKAVGESRERVRAALTAMGLALPPKRILVNLAPADLLKEGSHFDLPIALGVLTAMDILPAEEMALFAALGELSLDGRLAPVAGILPAAIAAGARDLGLICPQSQGAEASWAGEIGVLAPPDLLTLINHFKGDAVLASPARGPIETGPNGPDMADIRGMTVARRAAEIAAAGGHNLLMIGPPGGGKSMLAARIPGLLPDLSPREALEVSMIHSVAGMLHEGRLVTRPPFREPHHSASMAAIAGGGNRAKPGEISLAHRGVLFLDEFPEFPRAALEALRQPLESGRTTVARAAAHVTYPARFQLIAAMNPCRCGYLFDPARACGRAPRCGEDYQGKISGPLMDRIDIVIEMSPVTPAELLHAPIGETTALIASRIATARAAQRERYGDAAANNAEAPGDMIELLPDAKGFVEHAAEKLRLSARGFTRILRVARSIADLAGADSVRRADIAEALAYRHRVPGRNPLTQPPIKLVASRDSG
- a CDS encoding DUF1674 domain-containing protein encodes the protein MSEKPKDPPPPPPKPMPKEIGGPKGPEPTRYGDWERNGRCTDF
- the ccmI gene encoding c-type cytochrome biogenesis protein CcmI, with protein sequence MIWLWMALLALLAVAPIGYVWARRGTVRYRRETAVALHRAQLDEIERDRADGRLPESEFQGARLEVQRRLLAADAIPEPEANRSARGLLIVTLVAVPIAALALFVPFDMPFIPSEPHSAVMKAVHEADSKDDALIAALQRKLAEIPPNSPRARQGYLLLGQALVSQHKLAEAAKAWNVALSMKFNATLAAETAEAETEAAGHVTPGAAQLFHQALAKAPANAPWRSLAEQRLREAAVTLPATPGGATSTP
- a CDS encoding cytochrome c-type biogenesis protein; amino-acid sequence: MKRLLILCAVGLGLAFGIAAADTPTTIKRDGVVLTLPQEKRAEVIGDKLRCLVCQNETVENSAAGLAKQFRGIIRRRVVRGETNKQIIDFMVHRYGIFVLLKPPLIPLTFLLWFSPAIALVLGLVVLFFARRRKQAEPASLSPDERDRLKELLS